The proteins below come from a single Crossiella sp. CA-258035 genomic window:
- a CDS encoding alpha/beta hydrolase has protein sequence MISLTRPDVVLRGEEAGAGPTVLLLHAGGERRRVWRPVIEVLVGAGFRCVAFDQRGHGDSGGSLRTLAHCAADVAAMLRAEPPGCVVVGASLGGLAAIAALADPEVRARVTGLVLVDVVPDPEPGGVRTFLAAAGLPETHAEIIEDVLAQGPRLRQVTAALDLPVLLVRGDRGSPVTDADADRLRRLVPHAAVTRVRGAGHLVARDQPVALAAAITEWRADERDEPGDRRAVPGPAAGR, from the coding sequence ATGATCTCCCTAACTCGTCCCGACGTGGTCCTGCGCGGGGAGGAGGCCGGTGCCGGGCCGACCGTCCTGCTGCTGCACGCCGGTGGTGAACGTCGCCGCGTGTGGCGTCCGGTGATCGAGGTCCTGGTTGGTGCCGGTTTCCGGTGCGTGGCCTTCGACCAGCGGGGTCACGGCGACAGCGGCGGCTCGCTGCGGACGCTGGCCCACTGCGCGGCGGACGTCGCCGCCATGCTGCGCGCCGAGCCGCCCGGATGTGTGGTTGTCGGCGCTTCGCTCGGTGGGCTCGCGGCCATCGCGGCCCTGGCCGATCCGGAGGTGCGGGCGCGGGTGACCGGGCTCGTGCTGGTGGACGTCGTGCCCGATCCCGAGCCCGGCGGGGTCCGCACCTTCCTCGCCGCGGCCGGCCTGCCCGAAACCCACGCCGAGATCATCGAAGACGTCCTCGCCCAGGGTCCCCGGTTGCGGCAGGTCACCGCGGCGCTCGACCTGCCCGTCCTGCTCGTGCGCGGTGACCGGGGCTCGCCCGTGACCGACGCCGACGCCGACCGGTTGCGGCGCCTGGTCCCGCACGCCGCGGTGACCCGCGTGCGCGGTGCCGGACACCTCGTGGCCAGGGACCAACCGGTGGCGCTGGCCGCCGCCATCACCGAATGGAGAGCCGATGAGCGCGACGAACCCGGAGACCGACGAGCGGTTCCTGGCCCGGCTGCTGGCCGGTGA
- a CDS encoding 3-hydroxyacyl-CoA dehydrogenase NAD-binding domain-containing protein → MSTFTVEEAKTLFPDEVVTRAVTRLLRVPGLAKPVALITLDNGHDHTRPSTFGPQSLLSLNAAFDEASAADVAAIAVTGKPFIFAVGADLTAVEKATSREQAVAIGQLGHDVFRRFTDSTVPTFAFVNGAAMGGGLELALSCHYRTLAANAAALALPEVFLGLFPGWGGTQLLPNLIGANDAVTVIFENALNQNKMLKPAQAAGLGVVDVVLESADYLEQSLIWLTKVVNGEITPPRREIDRGEGWDQAVARAKAIVHGKTKGAAPGALKALELLELARENDLTKGYAAETQALADVVMSDELRAGLYSFNLVQKRAKRPAGAPDRSLARAVTKVGIVGAGLMASQMALLFARRLKVPVVLTDIDQARVDKGVGYVHGEVDKLLGKKRVSPDEANRLKALVSGSLDKAAFADADFVIEAVFEELSVKQQVFAEVEEHVSAECVLATNTSSLSITEMASKLAHPERVVGFHFFNPVAVMPLLEIVRAEQTDDATLATAFAVGKELKKSSVLVKDAPAFVVNRLLTRFMGEVIKSVDEGTSFEVADKATEPLGLPMSPMILLQLVGSAVALHVSETMHHAFPDRFSVSSNMKKFVAAGKAAVWQWDAQGNQTVDPEVTALWEFGDKPLTGEEVKARALEALAEEIRIMLDEGVVAEAQDIDLCMILGAGWPFWLGGITPYLDRTGISEKVTGKRFLAPGVASVPTA, encoded by the coding sequence GTGAGCACCTTCACCGTTGAGGAAGCCAAGACCCTCTTCCCTGACGAGGTCGTGACCCGCGCGGTCACCCGTCTCCTCCGGGTGCCCGGACTGGCCAAGCCGGTCGCGCTGATCACCCTGGACAACGGGCACGACCACACCCGGCCGTCCACCTTCGGGCCGCAGAGCCTGCTCAGCCTCAACGCCGCCTTCGACGAGGCCTCGGCCGCCGACGTGGCCGCGATCGCGGTCACCGGCAAGCCGTTCATCTTCGCCGTGGGCGCGGACCTGACCGCGGTGGAGAAGGCCACCTCCCGCGAGCAGGCGGTGGCCATCGGGCAGCTCGGCCACGACGTGTTCCGCCGCTTCACCGACTCCACCGTGCCGACCTTCGCCTTCGTCAACGGCGCGGCCATGGGCGGCGGCCTGGAGCTGGCGCTGTCCTGCCACTACCGGACCCTGGCGGCCAACGCGGCGGCGCTCGCGCTGCCCGAGGTCTTCCTCGGCCTGTTCCCCGGCTGGGGCGGCACCCAGCTGCTGCCGAACCTGATCGGCGCCAACGACGCGGTCACCGTGATCTTCGAGAACGCGTTGAACCAGAACAAGATGCTCAAGCCCGCGCAGGCCGCCGGGCTGGGCGTGGTGGACGTGGTGCTGGAGTCCGCGGACTACCTGGAGCAGTCGCTGATCTGGCTGACCAAGGTGGTCAACGGCGAGATCACCCCGCCGCGCAGGGAGATCGACCGCGGCGAGGGCTGGGACCAGGCCGTGGCGCGGGCCAAGGCGATCGTGCACGGCAAGACCAAGGGCGCCGCGCCCGGTGCGCTCAAGGCGCTGGAGCTGCTGGAGCTGGCCCGCGAGAACGACCTGACCAAGGGCTACGCGGCCGAGACCCAGGCGCTCGCCGACGTCGTGATGAGCGATGAGCTGCGCGCGGGCCTGTACTCGTTCAACCTGGTGCAGAAGCGGGCCAAGCGCCCGGCAGGCGCGCCGGACCGCTCGCTGGCCCGCGCGGTGACCAAGGTCGGTATCGTCGGCGCGGGCCTGATGGCCAGCCAGATGGCGCTGCTGTTCGCGCGGCGGCTGAAGGTGCCGGTGGTGCTCACCGACATCGACCAGGCGCGGGTGGACAAGGGCGTCGGCTACGTGCACGGCGAGGTCGACAAGCTGCTCGGCAAGAAGCGGGTCTCCCCCGACGAGGCGAACCGGCTCAAGGCGCTGGTCTCCGGCTCGCTGGACAAGGCCGCCTTCGCCGACGCGGACTTCGTGATCGAGGCCGTGTTCGAGGAGCTGTCGGTCAAGCAGCAGGTCTTCGCCGAGGTGGAGGAGCACGTCTCCGCCGAGTGCGTGCTGGCCACCAACACCTCCTCGCTGTCCATCACCGAGATGGCGAGCAAGCTGGCCCACCCGGAGCGCGTGGTCGGCTTCCACTTCTTCAACCCGGTCGCGGTCATGCCGCTGCTGGAGATCGTGCGCGCCGAGCAGACCGACGACGCCACCCTGGCCACCGCCTTCGCGGTCGGCAAGGAGCTGAAGAAGTCCAGCGTGCTGGTCAAGGACGCGCCGGCGTTCGTGGTCAACCGGCTGCTCACCCGGTTCATGGGCGAGGTGATCAAGTCCGTGGACGAGGGCACCTCCTTCGAGGTCGCGGACAAGGCCACCGAGCCGCTCGGCCTGCCGATGTCGCCGATGATCCTGTTGCAGCTGGTGGGTTCCGCGGTCGCGCTGCACGTCTCGGAGACCATGCACCACGCCTTCCCGGACCGGTTCTCGGTCAGCTCGAACATGAAGAAGTTCGTGGCCGCCGGCAAGGCCGCGGTGTGGCAGTGGGACGCGCAGGGCAACCAGACCGTCGACCCCGAGGTCACCGCGCTGTGGGAGTTCGGCGACAAGCCGCTCACCGGCGAGGAGGTCAAGGCCAGGGCGCTGGAGGCGCTGGCCGAGGAGATCCGGATCATGCTCGACGAGGGCGTGGTCGCGGAGGCGCAGGACATCGACCTGTGCATGATCCTGGGCGCGGGCTGGCCGTTCTGGCTGGGCGGCATCACGCCGTACCTGGACCGCACCGGCATCTCGGAGAAGGTCACCGGCAAGAGGTTCCTGGCGCCGGGCGTGGCCAGCGTGCCGACCGCCTGA
- a CDS encoding thiolase family protein has product MAAPAPAKPGSASARAVRDVVFVDGVRTPFGKAGAKGIYAETRADDLVVKVIRELLRRHPELPPERVDEVAIAATTQIGDQGLTIGRTAALLAGLPKSVPGYAVDRMCAGAMTAVTTVAGGIAFGAYDIAIAGGVEHMGRHPMGEGVDPNPRFLADKLVDTSALVMGQTAENLHDRFPHLTKERTDAFAATSQARYDAAVKAGKIGPEFVTVATRSAEQGWGLAAADEPPRPGTTVEDLAKLKTPFRPHGRITAGNAAGLNDGATGCILAEEETARELGLPIGMRLVAYSFAGVEPEVMGVGPVPATEKALKIAGLSIEDIGLFEVNEAFAVQVLAFLDHFGIADDDPRVNQWGGAIATGHPLASSGVRLMTQLSRQFAERPDVRYGITTMCIGIGMGGTVIWENPNWTGESK; this is encoded by the coding sequence GTGGCCGCACCTGCGCCGGCGAAACCCGGCAGCGCCAGCGCGCGCGCCGTTCGGGACGTGGTCTTCGTCGACGGCGTTCGCACGCCGTTCGGCAAGGCCGGTGCCAAGGGCATCTACGCGGAGACCCGCGCCGACGATCTCGTCGTCAAGGTCATCCGCGAACTTCTGCGGCGGCATCCCGAACTGCCGCCGGAGCGCGTCGACGAGGTCGCCATCGCCGCGACCACCCAGATCGGCGATCAGGGGCTGACCATCGGGCGGACCGCCGCGCTGCTGGCCGGGCTGCCGAAGTCCGTCCCGGGCTACGCTGTGGACCGGATGTGCGCGGGCGCGATGACCGCGGTGACCACGGTGGCCGGTGGCATCGCCTTCGGCGCCTACGACATCGCCATCGCCGGCGGCGTCGAGCACATGGGCCGCCACCCCATGGGCGAGGGCGTCGACCCGAACCCGCGGTTCCTGGCTGACAAGCTGGTGGACACCTCCGCGCTGGTCATGGGCCAGACCGCGGAGAACCTGCACGACCGGTTCCCGCACCTGACCAAGGAGCGCACCGACGCCTTCGCCGCGACCTCGCAGGCCCGCTACGACGCGGCGGTCAAGGCCGGCAAGATCGGCCCCGAGTTCGTCACCGTGGCCACCCGCTCCGCCGAGCAGGGCTGGGGCCTGGCCGCCGCGGACGAGCCGCCGCGCCCCGGCACCACGGTCGAGGACCTGGCCAAGCTGAAGACCCCGTTCCGCCCGCACGGCCGGATCACCGCGGGCAACGCGGCCGGTCTCAACGACGGCGCGACCGGCTGCATCCTGGCCGAGGAGGAGACCGCGCGCGAGCTGGGCCTGCCGATCGGCATGCGCCTGGTCGCCTACTCCTTCGCCGGTGTGGAGCCCGAGGTCATGGGGGTCGGCCCGGTGCCGGCCACCGAGAAGGCGCTCAAGATCGCCGGACTGTCCATTGAGGACATCGGCCTGTTCGAGGTGAACGAGGCGTTCGCGGTGCAGGTGCTGGCCTTCCTGGACCACTTCGGCATCGCCGACGACGACCCCAGGGTGAACCAGTGGGGCGGCGCGATCGCCACCGGCCACCCGCTGGCCTCCTCCGGCGTGCGGCTGATGACCCAGCTGTCCCGCCAGTTCGCCGAGCGCCCCGACGTGCGCTACGGCATCACCACCATGTGCATCGGCATCGGCATGGGCGGCACCGTGATCTGGGAGAACCCCAACTGGACCGGGGAGAGCAAGTGA
- a CDS encoding helix-turn-helix domain-containing protein gives MTSSRVRRSPEEARRLILDAAEKLLAEGGVAAVQVRAIAAAVGMTDAGVSHHFGTRDRLLSALLRHGGRKIRAGVAEVLDSWLGQGADLGELVDALAVLYRRGYGELAVALHAAGWRDEGAGMLDPLVDALHALRPDAAEVPVEDTRLAVAALHQALATEPLYGPAFRRSAGLTGRAASAPDPQLRWWTTHLSRSLGLRG, from the coding sequence GTGACGAGTTCGCGTGTGCGCCGTTCTCCCGAGGAGGCGCGGCGGCTGATCCTGGACGCGGCCGAGAAGCTGCTGGCCGAGGGCGGGGTGGCCGCGGTGCAGGTCAGGGCCATCGCCGCCGCCGTCGGCATGACCGACGCGGGGGTCAGCCACCACTTCGGCACCCGGGACCGCCTGCTGTCGGCGTTGCTGCGGCACGGCGGCCGGAAGATCCGGGCCGGGGTGGCGGAGGTGCTGGACTCCTGGCTCGGCCAGGGCGCTGATCTTGGTGAGCTGGTCGACGCCCTGGCGGTGCTCTACCGCCGGGGCTACGGCGAGCTGGCCGTGGCGCTGCACGCCGCGGGCTGGCGGGACGAGGGAGCGGGGATGCTCGACCCGCTCGTCGACGCGCTGCACGCCCTGCGCCCCGACGCCGCCGAGGTCCCGGTCGAGGACACCCGGCTCGCGGTCGCCGCGCTGCACCAGGCCCTGGCCACCGAGCCCCTGTACGGGCCGGCGTTCCGCCGCAGCGCCGGGCTCACCGGCCGGGCGGCGAGCGCCCCCGACCCGCAGCTCCGCTGGTGGACCACCCACCTCAGCCGATCTCTGGGTCTCCGGGGCTAG
- a CDS encoding NAD(P)H-binding protein, whose amino-acid sequence MSEQTILVQAGRGKTGKRVARRLRERGITVRAASRSGETRFDWMDESTWGPALAGVDAVYLVPLEATGDRHEEVARFVRQAVAAGVRKLVMLSARDVDTFEVEDTLNAERAVRESGVAWTILRPGWFHQNFDEDYFEPSVRAGEVLLATGDGLEPFIDAEDIAEVAVAAFTQDGHDGQIYDLSGAEPLTFPQALEIIAAELGREIRVVDVEPAQYIEKQVGLGMPREFAELIARLYERIRAGKEAHLSDGVQRVLGREPRSFAAYVKNAVAAGSWR is encoded by the coding sequence ATGAGCGAACAGACGATCTTGGTGCAGGCGGGCAGGGGCAAGACCGGCAAGCGGGTGGCCCGGCGGTTGCGGGAGCGTGGCATCACCGTGCGGGCCGCCTCCCGCTCGGGCGAGACCCGCTTCGACTGGATGGACGAGTCCACCTGGGGACCGGCGCTGGCCGGCGTGGACGCGGTGTACCTGGTGCCGCTGGAGGCCACCGGCGACCGGCACGAGGAGGTGGCCCGGTTCGTGCGCCAGGCCGTGGCCGCCGGGGTGCGCAAGCTGGTGATGCTCTCCGCCCGGGACGTGGACACCTTCGAGGTGGAGGACACCCTCAACGCCGAGCGCGCGGTGCGGGAGAGCGGGGTGGCCTGGACCATCCTGCGGCCGGGCTGGTTCCACCAGAACTTCGACGAGGACTACTTCGAGCCGAGCGTGCGGGCCGGTGAGGTGCTGCTGGCCACCGGGGACGGCCTGGAGCCGTTCATCGACGCCGAGGACATCGCCGAGGTCGCGGTCGCCGCGTTCACCCAGGACGGCCACGACGGGCAGATCTACGACCTCTCCGGCGCGGAACCGCTGACCTTCCCGCAGGCGCTGGAGATCATCGCCGCGGAGTTGGGCCGGGAGATCCGGGTGGTCGACGTGGAGCCTGCCCAGTACATCGAGAAGCAGGTCGGGCTGGGCATGCCGCGGGAGTTCGCGGAGCTGATCGCCCGGCTGTACGAGCGGATCCGGGCCGGCAAGGAGGCCCACCTCTCCGACGGCGTGCAGCGGGTGCTGGGCCGCGAACCCCGCTCCTTCGCCGCCTACGTCAAGAACGCGGTCGCCGCAGGCTCCTGGCGCTGA
- a CDS encoding AraC family transcriptional regulator, with translation MDALADLLQGVRARGALFSRSIMTPPWGLEFRNPARLTLCTLLSGEAWIVAGDGEPRRLRAGDVALVRGPQVYRVADHPDTPPGVIVLSEDRCEHPDGTDLCEELCLGARTFGETADGSAVLISGAYQVHGDISERLLSALPPVLVVPDDQGPCDLLRRLEVEIDGEEPGQQLVLDRLLDLLLVLTLRCWFAMPEGAPPAWYRALSDPVAGTALRALHAEPARSWTVATLAAEVGVSRATLARRFTDLVGEPPLTYLTGWRMALAADLLRDPDETVARVAKRVGYADGFAFSSAFKRTRGVSPSVHRVAG, from the coding sequence ATGGACGCCTTGGCTGACCTGTTGCAGGGAGTGCGCGCGCGGGGTGCGCTGTTCAGCCGGTCGATCATGACCCCGCCCTGGGGGCTGGAGTTCCGCAACCCGGCCCGGCTGACCCTGTGCACGCTGCTCAGCGGCGAGGCCTGGATCGTGGCCGGGGACGGCGAGCCGCGCAGGCTGCGCGCGGGGGACGTGGCGCTGGTGCGCGGCCCGCAGGTGTACCGGGTCGCCGACCACCCGGACACCCCGCCGGGGGTGATCGTGCTGAGCGAGGACCGGTGCGAGCACCCGGACGGCACCGACCTGTGCGAGGAGCTGTGCCTGGGCGCGCGCACCTTCGGCGAGACCGCGGACGGCTCGGCGGTGCTGATCAGCGGCGCCTACCAGGTGCACGGGGACATCAGCGAGCGGCTGCTCAGCGCGCTGCCGCCGGTGCTGGTGGTGCCGGATGACCAGGGGCCGTGCGACCTGCTGCGGCGGCTGGAGGTGGAGATCGACGGCGAGGAGCCCGGCCAGCAGCTGGTGCTGGACCGGCTGCTCGACCTGCTGCTGGTGCTGACCCTGCGCTGCTGGTTCGCCATGCCCGAGGGCGCCCCGCCCGCCTGGTACCGGGCGCTGAGCGATCCGGTGGCCGGGACCGCGCTGCGCGCCCTGCACGCCGAGCCCGCCCGCTCCTGGACGGTGGCGACGCTGGCCGCCGAGGTCGGGGTGTCCAGGGCGACGCTGGCCCGCCGGTTCACCGACCTGGTGGGCGAGCCGCCGCTGACCTACCTGACCGGCTGGCGGATGGCGCTGGCCGCGGACCTGCTGCGCGATCCAGACGAGACGGTGGCCAGGGTGGCCAAGCGGGTCGGCTACGCGGACGGGTTCGCCTTCAGCTCGGCGTTCAAGCGCACCCGAGGGGTCAGCCCGTCCGTGCACCGGGTCGCCGGGTAA
- a CDS encoding serine hydrolase, with protein MSATNPETDERFLARLLAGDFLLWSPNIQAEGFANWDRIFATRTIEKAPTASPLPTGEPITDVTFEAYGERGDVESLMRDEHLSGLLVVQDGAIRLERYAKGLTPSGRWQSSSMVKSLASILIAAAEHDGLLSRADLVTDHLADFAGTAYEQVTIEHLLTMSSGIEWTENTDDLHSDVAEHYIKVIGARRVGAIQEYLKTRQRAAEPGTSFYYNTGDTFLLGLILAKVTGRTVAEYCSAKVWRPMGMEQPGFFMLDGDDGQEVVGSCCGASLRDYARWGLLMLNDGVAADGTRVVPAGWVAQATSPRAPAFAFDFSGVRGTSSPPMAEYAGYGYLWWIKTGGAYEALGSYGQWLHVDPARGLVVVLLGAVPRIPYLDPDSPEVRAGTSHMGSARRARFIDAVAARFD; from the coding sequence ATGAGCGCGACGAACCCGGAGACCGACGAGCGGTTCCTGGCCCGGCTGCTGGCCGGTGACTTCCTGCTGTGGTCCCCCAACATCCAGGCCGAGGGCTTCGCGAACTGGGACCGGATCTTCGCGACCCGGACGATCGAGAAGGCCCCAACGGCCTCGCCGCTCCCGACCGGCGAACCGATCACCGATGTCACCTTCGAGGCTTACGGGGAGCGCGGCGACGTCGAGTCGCTGATGCGGGACGAGCACCTCAGCGGCCTGCTCGTGGTCCAGGACGGTGCCATCAGGCTGGAGCGGTATGCGAAGGGACTGACACCCTCGGGTCGCTGGCAGTCCTCGTCGATGGTGAAGTCGCTGGCCTCGATCCTCATCGCGGCCGCGGAGCACGATGGGCTGCTCTCCCGCGCCGACCTGGTCACCGACCACCTGGCGGACTTCGCGGGCACGGCCTACGAGCAGGTGACCATCGAGCACCTGCTGACCATGTCCTCGGGGATCGAGTGGACGGAGAACACCGACGACCTCCACTCCGATGTCGCCGAGCACTACATCAAGGTGATCGGCGCGCGCAGGGTCGGCGCCATCCAGGAGTACCTCAAGACGCGGCAGCGCGCGGCCGAGCCCGGCACCTCCTTCTACTACAACACCGGCGACACCTTCCTGCTCGGCCTGATCCTGGCCAAGGTCACCGGGAGGACGGTGGCGGAGTACTGCTCGGCGAAGGTGTGGCGGCCGATGGGCATGGAGCAGCCCGGCTTCTTCATGCTGGACGGCGACGACGGCCAGGAGGTGGTCGGCAGCTGTTGCGGCGCAAGCCTGCGCGACTACGCGCGCTGGGGCCTGCTGATGCTCAACGACGGCGTCGCCGCCGACGGCACCCGGGTCGTCCCGGCAGGCTGGGTCGCGCAGGCCACCAGCCCCCGGGCGCCCGCCTTCGCCTTCGACTTCAGCGGCGTGCGCGGCACGTCGAGCCCGCCGATGGCGGAGTACGCGGGCTACGGCTACCTGTGGTGGATCAAGACCGGTGGCGCGTACGAGGCACTGGGCAGCTACGGGCAGTGGCTGCACGTAGACCCGGCGCGCGGGCTGGTCGTGGTGCTGCTCGGCGCGGTGCCGCGCATCCCGTACCTGGACCCGGACTCGCCCGAAGTCAGGGCGGGCACCTCGCACATGGGCTCGGCCCGCCGTGCCCGGTTCATCGACGCCGTGGCCGCGCGCTTCGACTGA
- a CDS encoding PHP domain-containing protein: MGQVGRRGFLRGVGAAAVAAPLVGAGTAEAGIDVDVELDLGLPRLPGLPRWLVGDHHVHTQYSNDAMYTIDQVVAGAQRHGAEWLVFSDHGHVAHEAHSVEPAHADIVAARRRHPHLLLWQGLEWNMPAAEHATVFLPPSRDEAALLREFERTFDSRLTGTGASTPANEAKALEALRWLARRGGLVVVNHPSRNGRIAPAELRNWHDAAPGVVIGMEGAPGAQGDGYPKPDGSGGHRGGYGNSPGGDSWPGFPAEAYRTFGGFDWMTATLGGMWDALLAEGRNWWVTSNSDSHFNFRDTIVRQPEAPDLYDRAGKHLDPLPGGPVQTQPPYCDFYPGEFSRTVVGTTDRSYRGVMDGLRAGRSFVSHGGLVQRLETHVFAEDRLSWPVGLGGRLRVRRGTDVTVVVLAQLAARPHSGGELPRLARLDLVRGAVTGPAADRQGFRAAEVAVARSYEPRFRAGRTVGFRHTFRNVRESFYVRVRGTDGRRHVPGGIEPIADIRGEANPWQDLWCYANPVFVDVR, translated from the coding sequence ATGGGTCAGGTGGGCCGGCGCGGGTTCCTGCGCGGGGTGGGCGCGGCCGCGGTGGCGGCGCCGCTGGTCGGCGCGGGCACGGCGGAGGCGGGCATCGACGTCGATGTGGAGCTGGATCTCGGGCTGCCGAGGCTGCCGGGCCTGCCGCGCTGGCTGGTGGGCGACCACCACGTGCACACGCAGTACTCCAACGACGCGATGTACACCATCGACCAGGTGGTGGCGGGCGCGCAGCGGCACGGCGCGGAGTGGCTGGTGTTCTCCGACCACGGGCACGTCGCGCACGAGGCGCACTCGGTGGAACCGGCGCACGCCGACATCGTGGCCGCCCGGCGCAGGCATCCGCACCTGCTGCTGTGGCAGGGCCTGGAGTGGAACATGCCCGCGGCCGAGCACGCCACGGTGTTCCTGCCGCCGAGCCGGGACGAGGCCGCGCTGCTGCGCGAGTTCGAGCGCACCTTCGACTCCCGGCTGACCGGTACCGGTGCGAGCACCCCGGCGAACGAGGCCAAGGCGCTGGAGGCGCTGCGCTGGCTGGCCCGGCGGGGCGGGCTGGTAGTGGTCAACCACCCCTCCCGCAACGGCCGGATCGCGCCCGCGGAGCTGCGCAACTGGCACGACGCCGCACCCGGTGTGGTGATCGGGATGGAGGGCGCGCCCGGCGCGCAGGGCGACGGCTACCCCAAGCCCGACGGCAGCGGCGGCCACCGCGGCGGCTACGGCAACTCCCCCGGCGGCGACTCCTGGCCCGGTTTCCCGGCCGAGGCATACCGGACCTTCGGCGGCTTCGACTGGATGACCGCGACCCTGGGCGGCATGTGGGACGCGCTGCTGGCCGAGGGCCGGAACTGGTGGGTGACCAGCAACTCCGACAGCCACTTCAACTTCCGCGACACCATCGTCCGTCAGCCCGAGGCACCCGACCTGTACGACCGGGCGGGCAAGCACCTGGACCCGCTGCCCGGCGGCCCGGTGCAGACCCAGCCGCCGTACTGCGACTTCTACCCCGGCGAGTTCAGCCGGACCGTGGTCGGCACCACCGACCGCAGCTACCGGGGCGTGATGGACGGCCTGCGCGCCGGGCGCAGCTTCGTCAGCCACGGCGGGCTGGTGCAGCGGCTGGAGACGCACGTCTTCGCCGAGGACCGGCTGTCCTGGCCGGTGGGCCTGGGCGGGCGACTGCGGGTGCGGCGGGGCACGGACGTCACGGTGGTGGTGCTGGCGCAGTTGGCCGCGCGGCCGCACTCCGGCGGCGAGCTGCCCCGGCTGGCCCGGCTGGACCTGGTGCGCGGCGCGGTCACCGGTCCCGCGGCGGACCGGCAGGGCTTCCGGGCAGCCGAGGTCGCGGTGGCCCGCTCGTACGAGCCGAGGTTCCGGGCCGGGCGGACGGTCGGGTTCCGGCACACGTTCCGGAACGTGCGGGAGTCGTTCTACGTGCGGGTGCGCGGCACGGACGGACGGCGGCACGTGCCGGGCGGGATCGAGCCGATCGCGGACATCCGCGGCGAGGCCAACCCGTGGCAGGACCTGTGGTGCTACGCGAACCCGGTGTTCGTGGACGTGCGCTGA
- a CDS encoding MFS transporter, translating into MSRRLVLLLALACGVAVGNLYFPQAVSPLVATGLGVSPESAALVVTAAQLGYAAGIFFLVPLGDRLPHRPLLVTLLVLTGLGLLAAGCAQGLSPLFGASALVGLTTVVAPIVAPLAAGLVPAEQRGAVTGAMLSGSIGGMLLSRALGGGLAEWLGWRAPYLLSAALALLLALVLCLALPTTTPATRERYPALLAHTLRLLRTEPALRRSCLYQATMFGAFTAVWTSVALLLTGPAYSLGAQAVGALALVNAATMAATPLAGRRTDRHGPDRVNLVCFLAALAAAAILAMGTLGGIAGLAGLVLGTLVLDVAMQSGMVANQVRIFALRPDARSRLNTAYMTCAFLGGTLGSWAGATVYPGLGWGGVCALVAVLVGIGLVRHLVFASRTRRRAAVTVER; encoded by the coding sequence ATGAGTCGACGCCTGGTCCTGCTGCTCGCGCTGGCCTGTGGCGTGGCCGTGGGCAACCTGTACTTCCCGCAGGCCGTCAGCCCACTGGTGGCCACCGGACTCGGCGTGTCCCCGGAGTCCGCCGCCCTGGTGGTCACCGCGGCCCAGCTCGGCTACGCGGCCGGGATCTTCTTCCTGGTCCCGCTCGGCGACCGCCTGCCGCACCGCCCGCTGCTGGTCACCCTGCTCGTGCTGACCGGCCTCGGCCTGCTCGCCGCGGGCTGCGCCCAAGGCCTGTCCCCGCTGTTCGGGGCGAGCGCGCTGGTCGGGCTGACCACGGTGGTCGCGCCGATCGTGGCGCCCCTGGCGGCCGGGCTGGTTCCGGCGGAGCAACGCGGCGCGGTCACCGGCGCCATGCTCAGCGGCTCCATCGGCGGCATGCTGCTCTCCCGCGCCCTGGGCGGCGGCCTGGCCGAATGGCTGGGCTGGCGCGCCCCGTACCTGCTCTCCGCGGCCCTGGCCCTGCTGCTCGCGCTGGTGCTGTGCCTCGCCCTGCCCACCACCACCCCGGCCACCCGCGAGCGCTACCCGGCCCTGCTCGCGCACACCCTCCGCCTGCTCCGCACCGAACCCGCCCTGCGCCGATCCTGCCTCTACCAGGCCACCATGTTCGGCGCCTTCACCGCGGTCTGGACCAGCGTCGCCCTACTCCTGACCGGCCCCGCCTACTCCCTCGGCGCCCAAGCGGTCGGCGCCCTGGCCCTGGTCAACGCCGCCACCATGGCCGCCACCCCCCTGGCAGGCCGCCGCACCGACCGCCACGGCCCCGACCGCGTCAACCTGGTGTGCTTCCTGGCCGCCCTCGCCGCCGCCGCGATCCTCGCCATGGGCACCCTCGGCGGCATCGCGGGCCTGGCGGGCCTGGTGCTGGGCACGCTGGTGCTGGACGTGGCCATGCAGTCCGGCATGGTCGCCAACCAGGTCCGCATCTTCGCCCTGCGACCGGACGCCCGCAGCCGGTTGAACACCGCCTACATGACCTGCGCGTTCCTCGGGGGCACGCTGGGGTCGTGGGCGGGGGCGACGGTGTACCCGGGGCTCGGGTGGGGCGGGGTGTGCGCGCTGGTCGCGGTGCTGGTGGGGATCGGGCTGGTCCGGCACCTGGTGTTCGCCAGCCGAACGAGGCGAAGGGCTGCCGTTACGGTCGAACGGTGA